The genomic stretch ATTTTATTAGCAAGATTAATAAGAGCGTCATGAAGTGTATTTTCATTCCAGTTCTTCAATTGCTCAAGGACAAGTATTGCAGCTTTAAGGCTTGCATATGAGATATCCATATCGGTTTTCATTTTTTTGTGTATATAAAGCAACTTATCATATTCCGGCAAATTATTAAAAAAGTCTATATTTTCAGGGATAGAAGAAAGCACTTCCGTCCGTACCTGTAAAAGCCTGCTTATTTTCATAAAGTCGATATTTTCATTTTTTATCACACTCTTATAATACGGCAAAGCAAGCTTATGGAATTCTTCAAGCGGCAACTTCCTTATATATTCACCGTTCATCCAGTTTAATTTATTTATATCAAAAATAGCAGGAGCTTTATTTATTCCTTCAATAGTAAAAGAATGTATAAGTTCCTCAAGGGAGAAAATTTCCTGAGTCGTGCCCGGGCTCCAACCCAATAACGCAACATAGTTTATCACAGCCTCTGGAAGGTACCCCATTGAAATTAAATCCTCAAAGGAAGGATCGCCAGCTCTCTTGCTTAGTTTTTGACCTGTCGGCCTTAAGATTAGAGGCAGATGTACATATATAGGTATTTCCCAGCCAAATGCTTCATATAGCAAGTTATATTTCGGAGTAGAAGAGAGATATTCATTACCTCTTACCACATGGGTAATTTTCATTAAATGGTCATCTATTACATTCGCAAAATTATATGTTGGCAGACCATCGGACTTTATTAAGATTTGGTCATCTAATTGATCATTTTCAACGGTAATAGCACCGTAAACTGCATCAATAAAGGTAGTAGTGCCACTATCAGGCATTTTCTGCCTTATTACGAAAGGTTGGTTTTCCCCGAGTTTTTTAGCTATTTCTTGTTTTGAAAGATTAAGGCAAAAACGGTCATATTTATTTGTGACGCCCAAGGCTTCCTGTTCCTCTTTGAGTTTTGCAAGCCTTTCCTTGCTGCAAAAACAATAGTATGCACTTCCCATATTTATTAACTTTTTGGCGTATTCCATATATATATCTTTTCGTTGGCTCTGAATGTAGGGACCATAGTCTCCTCCGACATCTGGGCCTTCATCATGCTGTAAGCCGGCCAATTTGAGGCTTTTGTAAATAACATCAATTGCTCCTTCAACATAACGCTCCTGGTCTGTATCTTCAATCCTGAGTATAAATTTCCCGTTATTTTTTTTTGCTATCAAGTATTCATATAATGCTGTCCTTAAATTTCCAATATGCATATATCCTGTAGGACTTGGAGCAAATCTAGTCCTAACTTCCTTGGTCATTATACAATCTCCTTTCATGTAGTAACTGTATGTAGGATAAAAGGCTTAACTTAGGAAAAGTTAATATCATTATATGCCGTAAGTGAATGGATGTCAAGGAGTAGAAGATGGGTAAGATGGGTAGGGTGCGATTTATTTTTGTGTAACATAAATTTCCATAAATAGATGTAAT from Bacillota bacterium encodes the following:
- a CDS encoding glutamate--tRNA ligase, translated to MKGDCIMTKEVRTRFAPSPTGYMHIGNLRTALYEYLIAKKNNGKFILRIEDTDQERYVEGAIDVIYKSLKLAGLQHDEGPDVGGDYGPYIQSQRKDIYMEYAKKLINMGSAYYCFCSKERLAKLKEEQEALGVTNKYDRFCLNLSKQEIAKKLGENQPFVIRQKMPDSGTTTFIDAVYGAITVENDQLDDQILIKSDGLPTYNFANVIDDHLMKITHVVRGNEYLSSTPKYNLLYEAFGWEIPIYVHLPLILRPTGQKLSKRAGDPSFEDLISMGYLPEAVINYVALLGWSPGTTQEIFSLEELIHSFTIEGINKAPAIFDINKLNWMNGEYIRKLPLEEFHKLALPYYKSVIKNENIDFMKISRLLQVRTEVLSSIPENIDFFNNLPEYDKLLYIHKKMKTDMDISYASLKAAILVLEQLKNWNENTLHDALINLANKMGIKNSQLLWPIRIAITGKAVTPGGAIEIADILGKEETIKRIKAGIEKLS